AGTGAACATTTACCAAAAGGTATCTCAATAAATACAAGAATTGAGCAAAAAGCAAATAGTTTAAAAGTTGTATATTTCCCATCATGTATTAACAGAACTATGGGATTAAGTAGTGCAAGTAAAGAAGAAAAAGAACTTTTTGATACAACAGTAGAACTACTTCAAAAAGCAGGTTTTGAAATTATATTTCCAAAACAAATTGATAATTTATGCTGTGGTATGCCTTTTTCATCAAAAGGTTTTACAAAACAAGCAAAAATAAAATCAGATGAATTAGAAACAGCACTAAATGAAGCTAGTAATAATGGCCAATATCCAATTCTTTGTGATACTAGTCCTTGTACTAAAAAAATGATGGAGAGTTTTAACTCAAATTTAGATTTATATGAACCAATTGAGTTTGCATTAGAACATTTAGTTGATAAATTAGAGCTTGAAAAAATTGATGAGGCAATTACTATTCATACAACTTGTTCTTCAAGAAAAATGGGATTACATGAAAAGTTTATTAAACTTGCAAATATGTGTTCATCAAAAGTTATAGTTCCCTCAGATGTTACATGCTGTGGATTTGCAGGAGATAGAGGCTTTAGTTATCCAGAACTAAATCAAAGTGCACTAAGAAATCTTCCAAAAAGTGTAAAAGATGCAAAATATGCCTTTTCAACTTCTAAAACTTGTGAGATAGGACTTAGTGAATATTCAGGGATTGATTATAATTCAATTTTTTACTTAATAAATAAGTGTTCAAAGGCTAAATAAAAAGTAATTTTCTTAAATATTTCTTCATAAAAGTGATATTTACTATTTTTTTGGTAAAATATCACTTTTAAGATAAAGGGATTAGATTATGAAAAAGCTATTAGGTATACTTTTATTATCAACAACTATAAGTTTTGCAGGTTTAGTTGATGCAGTTGCATTAGTTGTTAATGATGAACCAATTACACTTTATGATATTGATAAGCGAATGGTTGAATCAAAAGTTAGTAAAAAAGAGGCAGTTAGTTCTTTAATAGATGAAGCATTATATGAGCAATTACTTCAAGAGAAAAATATCAATGTAGATATCTTTGATGTAAATAACTATTTAGAAAAAATTGCAGCATCAAATGGTATGGATTTATATACTTTTAAATCAGTTGTTAAGCAAAAATATAAAAATTATGATGCTTATGAAGATGAAATAAGAAAAAGAATACAAAGAGAGAAATTAATAGGTCAACTTGTAAGAGGGAATCTAAAAATTGCCACTCAAGAAGATTTAAAAATATATTATAAAAATAATAAAAATCAATTTACTACAGCAAAAACGATTGATGTGGTTCAATATGCTTCAAATAATAAAAAAGCATTATTAGAAATTCAAAATAATCCTCTGACTGTAAACAATGAAGTATCAAAAAGTAATATTTCACTTGATCAAGAAAAGTTAAATTCACAAATGAGATTTCTTTTAAATGATACTAAAATAAATCAATTTACACCAATTATCACTGCAGATAAACAATATGTGACTTTATTGGTTACACAAAAGAAAGGTGTTAATACTTTAGCTTTTGAAGATGTAAAAGATAAGATTTTTACAGTATTAATGCAAAAAAGAGAACAAAACTTCTTAAAAGAGTATTTTGAGAAATTAAAACTAACTGCTAATATAAAAGTTGTAAGATAAAAGGAAATAGATGTTTGAAGTTATTATAGGATTAGAAGTACATGTTCAATTAAATACAAATAGTAAACTATTTTGTTCTTGTGCGACAAGTTTTGGTGAAGAACCAAATACAAATGTTTGTCCTACTTGTTTAGGACTTCCAGGAGCACTTCCTGTATTAAATAAAGAAGCAGTTCATAAAGCTATTATGCTAGGAACTGCACTTAAATCACAAATAAATAAAAAATCAATTTTTAATAGAAAAAACTATTTTTATCCAGATTTACCAAGTGGTTATCAAATCTCTCAGTTTGAAGTTCCTGTTGTAGGACTTGGAGAACTTGTTATTGACTTTGAAGATGGAACAAATAAAAAAATTGGAGTTACAAGAGCTCACTTAGAAAATGATGCAGGAAAAAGTATCCATGTAGGGGATGTTTCTCATGTGGATTTAAATAGAGCTGGAACACCACTTCTTGAGATAGTTTCAGAACCTGATATGAGAAGCTCTGAAGAGGCTATTTTATATCTTAAAAAGCTTCATTCTATTGTAAGATACTTGGGTATTAGTGATGCTAATATGCAAGAGGGAAGTTTCAGATGTGATGTAAATGTATCTATTAGACCAAAAGGTGATGATAAGCTTTATACAAGATGCGAAATTAAAAATATGAACTCATTTAAGTTTATTGAAAAAGCAATTAAATATGAAGTTCAAAGACAAATTGAAGCTTGGGAAGATGGTTTTTATGAAAAAGAAGTAGTTCAAGAAACAAGACTATTTGATCCAGAAAAAGGTGAAACTAGATCTATGAGAGGTAAAGAAGATGCTGCTGATTATAGATATTTCCCAGATCCAGATCTTTTGCCTGTTATTATTACAGATGAAATGATGGAAAAATATTCAAAAATTCCTGAACTTCCAGATGAGAAAAAAGCTAGATTTGTAAGTGATTTCAAAATTAAAGATTATGATGCATCTGTTATTACTTCTTCATTAGAAACTGCAAACTTCTTTGATGAAATGATGGAAGAGAATATCAGTGGTAAAAATGCAGCAACATGGTTAACTGTTGAGTTACCAGCAAGATTTGGAGAGGGTGTAAGCTTAGAAAACTCTCCTGTGAAAGCTAAAAAATTAGCTTCTATTGTAAAAGCAATTGAAGATGGAACTATTTCAGGAAAAGCTGCTAAAGAAGTACTTGATTACTTAATGGAAAAACCTGAGATGCAAGTAGATTCAGTTATTGATGAACTTGGATTAAAACAAGTATCTGATGATGGAGCAATACTTGAAATTATTGATGGGATACTTGCAGCCAATGAAGATAAAGTAGAACAATATAAAAGTGGGAAAGATAAACTATTTGGATTTTTTGTTGGTCAAACAATGAAAGCATCTAAAGGTAGTGCAAATCCACAAAAAGTAAATGAACTTTTAAAACAAAGATTATCATAATGCAAAAAAACTCAGTAGCAGTAATAGGAGCAGGGAAGTGGGGACAAGCACTTCATTTTGCCCTTGGTCAAAAACAAAAGTGTTATATTACTTCAAGAACAAAAAGAGATATAAATAATTTTGTAGATTTAAATACAGCTCTGAGTTGTGAATATCTTATAATAGCTATTCCTGCACAACAAATTAGACAATGGTTAGACGAACACTTTGAGTTTAAAGGCCAAAAAATACTTGTAGCTTCAAAAGGTATTGAAGCTAGTACAGGAAAGTTCTTAAATGAAATATATGAAGAGTTTATTCCTAGTGAAAACTTAGGTTTTATTTCAGGACCTTCTTTTGCAGCAGAGGTAATAAAAGGCTTACCATGTGCTCTTGTTTTAAATAGTTTAAATAAACAAATTTTTATTGAATTTGAAAAACTATTCCCTGATTTTATTAAAACATATTATAGTGATGATGTTATAGGTGCAGAAATATGTGGTGCTTATAAAAATGTACTTGCAATTGCAAGTGGAATATGTGAGGGAATGAATCTTGGAAATAATGCAAGGGTTTCATTAATCTCAAGAGGCTTAGTAGAAATGCAAAGATTTGGTAGCCATTTTGGTGCAAAAATGGAAACATTTATTGGATTAAGTGGTGCAGGGGATCTTTTTTTAACTGCGAGTAGTGAATTGAGTCGTAATTTTAGAGTAGGGCTTGGACTTGCAAATAATAAAACACTTGATGAAATACTAGAAGAATTAGGAGAAGTAGCAGAGGGCGTTAAAACATCTTATGCAATTAATTCTTTAAATAAAAAGCATAAAATTTATACGCCAATAGCAAATGAAGTCTACTCTATATTAGAGGGTAAAAATCCAAAGGATAGTTTAAAAGATTTATTAAAAGATTAAAAGAGTAATAATGAGTGATGTAAAATTATATACAAAAAAGTATTTAATCTTAGTCTTTTTATTTATCATAAGCTTATGTGTATATATTTATATTGTTTACTCAAATTATACTAGCAATAAAGAGTTTTTATTAAACTCAACCACTCAAAATCAAATAAAACTTGTAAAAGCGTATAAATCAAAAATTGATGAAAAACTTTTACAGAAAAAAAGAATTATAAAATCAACTGCAAATTATATAAAGAAAAAAGATAGAGAAAAAAATTATACTCTTATAAAAGAAACATTAGCTTTAGCTATTTTAAATGGGGATTTTAGAAGTGTATATATAGGTTATTATGATGATTATTTTATTACAGGTATTAATTGGATAGCACCAAGTTGGTATAAAGTAACAAAAAGAAAATGGTACAAACAAGTAGAACAAGCAAAATCTATAGTTGTTACAAAACCATATTTGGATTCAGATTTAGATTCAAATGTTATTTCAATTGCAACACCATTATTTGTAAATGACAAACTATATGCTGTATTATCAAGTGATATAAAAATCGATGATTTTAGACATGATATTTTATCTTTATTACCTGTAAAAGAAGGTTTTGCCTTTATGATGTCAAATGACGGTGATGTTGTATTGCAACCTAAAAAATTTAGTTTTAATATTGATGAAAAATTTTTAAAACAAATAAGCAAAGATTTCTCACAAAATTCATCGGGAGTGAATATATATAAAATAGAAGGTGAGAATTATATATTCACTTATGACTCTTTAGAAAATAGTGATTGGATATTTATCACCGTATTAAGTGAAAAGAAAATTTTCCAAAATATAAATAAAGAATTATTCAAAAATCTTTTAATTGCTGCGTTTTTAATGTTAGTTGGAATATTAGTAGTAATTTATCTATCTTCTATTCAAAGAAAACTTTTAAGAAATAAAAATTTATTGGAACTATTTGCTAAAAGCTCTAGTTGGGGAGTTTTAATGACTGATAAAGAAGGGCATATAGTTTTTATAAATAAATTTTATGAAAAAATATTTTCACTTGGAAACAAATCTTTATATGAAAAAAATATCTTGAAGATACCTCATAGAATAGGACAAAAAAACTATTTTGATAAAGATACACACTTTTTTAATTTAGCAAAACAAAATCCTGAAAATATAGCAACTTATAAAATCGGTGATGAACAAATCTATAATTTTCAAGTTACTCCTTTATTAAAAGCGAATCGTTATTTTGAGGGAATTATTGTAACAGTAAATAATATTACAAATGAAAGATTAATAGAAAAAAATAAACTAAAACAAGAAAAGATATTTATACAAAATAGTAAGATGATTGCTTTAGGAGAAATGGTTAGCGCAATTTCACATCAATGGAAACAACCTTTAAGCTCACTTCTTCTTCTAATAAATAATATTGATGAAAAGATTCAAGAAAAAGATTTTGAAGATATAGATGAATACATTTCTCGTTCTAGAACAAATATAGAATTAATGAGTGAAACTATGGATGCTTTTAGAAGTTTTTATAAGGAACAACTAAAGCAAAAAGAGTTTGATTTAGTTCAAACAATAGATGAAATAATAAATATTAGTTCAGCTTTGATTAAAATGAACTCAATTTCTATAAATTTTTACTATAATAAAGAGTATAACTATAAAATTTATGGTTATCCAACATACTTAAAGCAAGTAATATTAAATTTAATATCTAATTCAAAAGATGCACTTGTAGAAAAGATTAATGATAGTGATTTTGACAAAGCACAAATTTCTATTTATTTAGAAAAGCATGATAATAATATTATAATAAGATTTGAAGATAATGGAAATGGAGTAGATTCATCAAAAATAATAGATATCTTTAACTCTTCATTTACAACAAAAGGTGATAAGGGTACAGGGACAGGCTTGCATTTATGTAAACTTTTAATAGAAGATAAAATGGATGGAAAGATTTTTCTTGAAAGCAATAAAAATCCAACTTCTTTTGTAATTGAATTAAAGGAAAGTAGATGATTAGAAAACTTGAAAATATTCTAAAAAGCACAAAGGTTTTACTTGTTGAAGATGAAGAAGATTTAAGGTTTATAATTCAGCGTTCCATTTATAAATATGTAAATAGTATAGTAGAAGCAAAGAATGGAGCAGAAGGCTTAGAAAAGTTTCTTTCACATGATATTGATTTAATACTTTCTGATATAAATATGCAAAAGATGAGTGGACTTAAGATGTTGAAAAAAATAAGAGAATATAACTCAACTATTCCTGTGATTTTTTTAACTGCATATGATACAGATGAAAATATTCTTGATGCGATAAATCTTACAAATAGTTTTTTACTTAAAAAACCTTTTGAGAAAAAACAACTACTTACAACTATTCAAATGGTTATGGGACAACAAAATATCAATGAAGAGATAATAGAATTAGGTGAAGGTTTCTCATATTCAGTAAAAAATAAAGAATTATTTTACAAAGAAGAATTAATTTCATTAACAAAGTTAGAAAAAAAACTCTTAGAAGTATTAGTACATAATAAAACGCATGTTGTAACATATGAAATGATTGAAAACTTTGTATGGCAAGAAAAAGGTGCTACTCAAGAGGTTATAAGAGCATACATAAAAAAACTTCGTAAAAAAACTTATCAAGAACTTATTGAAAATATCCAAGGTATTGGATACTTACTTAAAATCTAAATAGAATAAAAAATTCATAGTTTATTCACACTTTACTTATACAATAACTTTAAGTAAAAAAATTAAGGAAAAACTATGAAAAAGAGAAGCTTAATCTTAATTGGTTTAATTTTTTCAAACTCACTACTTTTTGCAGGACAAAATGCTTATTTGAAAAATGATGGGCAAGTATTTATAACTCCAAATGCAAAAAAAGAGATAGGAAAGATTGACACAGCTACACCAGTGGAAGTTTTAAAAGAAAAAGGTAACTTTAAAAAAGTAAAAGTAAGTGGTTGGGCTGCTTATGGTTTTGAAAATGTACTTTTTAAAGATGCAGGGAAAAGAATTTTTTATTTAGTACTTGATGATAACAAAACTATAAAACCAAAAGTTCTAGGAGAAAAAACTGATACATATGATACTGTATGGAAAAATGTATCTTATACATTTTGGGTAAAAAAAGACTCTTTAAGTAAAGATATAGATAGTATTTATGCTAAAGGGAAAGAACTATTTACTAATAGATGTGGAGCGTGTCATGCTGCACCTGAATTAGAGCACTATACAGTAAATCAATGGCCAAGTATTATTAACTCTATGAAACCAAGAGCTGGTTTAACAGATGAAGATATGCAGTTTGTTGTGAAATTTGTTCAAAAACATGGAAAATAAGGAGACATTATGGGAAATATAAAAAGAAGAGAGTTTCTAAAAGGAAGTGGTGCAGCAGCAGCTAGTACACTTTTATTTAGTGATTTATCAGCAAATAGTTTAATTAGTGGTCCAGTTGCAAATAAATCTAAATCTTTAAGTGGTTCTCACTTTGGAGCATTTAGAGCTCATGTAAAAGGTGGACAGTTTACTGGCGTTACAGCTTTTGAAGATGACCCAAACCCATCTCCTATGATTAATGCATTACCAAGTAGAACATATGCAAAAACAAGAGTTGAATATCCAATGGTAAGAGAAGGTTTCTTAAAACATGGACATAAAAGTGATACTTCAAAAAGAGGTTCTGACAAATTTGTAAGAGTTAGTTGGGAAAAGGCACTTGATTTAGTAGCTTCTGAAGTTAAAAGAGTTCAAAAGTCATATGGATATAAAAGTATTTATGCAGGAAGTTATGGTTGGTATTGTACAGGTAAACTTCATAATCCTCAAACATTAATGAATAGAATGATGAAAATATCAGGTGGTTTTGTAGGAAGAATTGGTGATTATTCAACTGCAGCTGCACAAATTATTTTACCTCATGTTTTAGGAAGTATTGAAGTTTATGAGCAACAAACTTCTTGGCCATTAGTTTTAAAACATGCTAAAAATGTAGTTTTTTGGGGTGCAAATCCACTTGTTACTTGTCAAATTGATTGGGATGTATCAGGACATGGAGCTTTTCCTTATTTAGAACAGTTAAAAAAAGCACATAAAAAAGGTCAAGTTGATGTATTCTCTGTTGATCCTGTAAAAAATGATACAGCAATGTATTTTGATTCAAAAATGATACAACCAAAACCTAATACAGATGTTGCAATGATGCTTGGTATGATGTATTATTTACATACTTCAAATCAATATGATAAAGAGTTTATCAAAAAATATACTGTTGGATTTAAAGATTTTGAAGAGTATTTACTTGGAAAAGTAGATAACACTCCAAAAACATTGACATGGGCTTCAAATATTTGTGGAATAAAAGAAAAAGATATTAAAGACTTTGCACAAAAATTAAAAGATGAAAAAAGTATGTTAATGGCTGGATGGGGAGTTCAAAGAGCTGACCATGGAGAGCAATTTCACTGGACTTTAGTTACATTAGCTTGTATGTTAGGTCAAGTAGGAGTACCTGGGTGTGGATTTGGATTTAGTTATCACTACTCAAATGGAGGAACACCAAGTTCATACGCACCAGGTTTAGGTGGAATCTCTACAAACATTAATAGTAGTAAAAATGGTCCTTGGACAAAATATGAGCCATTTAATATTCCTTGTGCAAGAATGGTAGATATGATATCAAATCCTGGTAAAGTTATTGACTTTAATGGTAAAAAAATAGAGTATCCAGAAATTAAAATGGTATATTGGACAAGTGGTAACCCATTTCATCATCATCAAGATAGAAACACAATGATTGAAGCTTGGAAAAAGCTAGAAACATTTATTGTGCATGAACCTTTTTGGACACCAACAGCTAGAATGGCGGACATAGTTCTTCCAGCTACAACTGAAATTGAAAGAAATGATATTGAAATAATTGGTGACTATAATAGTAGCCATATTATTGCTATGAAAAAAGCTATTGACCCAGTTAAAGAATCAAAAGATGATTATGAAATTTGTAGATTAATTAGTAAAAGACTTGGATATGAAGAAGAGTTTACAGATGGTAAAAAATCACAAATGGATTGGATTAAAGAGTTTTATAATAACTCAAAAGTTCAAGGTGAAAATAAAGGTATAAAAATGCCTACATTTGAAGAATTCTGGGAAAAAGGATATGTTAAATTTGACGTAAGAGAAGAAGACAAAAACTTTACTAGATATGAAGAATATGTAAAAAATCCAATGCTAAATCCTTTGGGAACACCATCTGG
The window above is part of the Malaciobacter marinus genome. Proteins encoded here:
- a CDS encoding peptidylprolyl isomerase, yielding MKKLLGILLLSTTISFAGLVDAVALVVNDEPITLYDIDKRMVESKVSKKEAVSSLIDEALYEQLLQEKNINVDIFDVNNYLEKIAASNGMDLYTFKSVVKQKYKNYDAYEDEIRKRIQREKLIGQLVRGNLKIATQEDLKIYYKNNKNQFTTAKTIDVVQYASNNKKALLEIQNNPLTVNNEVSKSNISLDQEKLNSQMRFLLNDTKINQFTPIITADKQYVTLLVTQKKGVNTLAFEDVKDKIFTVLMQKREQNFLKEYFEKLKLTANIKVVR
- the gatB gene encoding Asp-tRNA(Asn)/Glu-tRNA(Gln) amidotransferase subunit GatB, translating into MFEVIIGLEVHVQLNTNSKLFCSCATSFGEEPNTNVCPTCLGLPGALPVLNKEAVHKAIMLGTALKSQINKKSIFNRKNYFYPDLPSGYQISQFEVPVVGLGELVIDFEDGTNKKIGVTRAHLENDAGKSIHVGDVSHVDLNRAGTPLLEIVSEPDMRSSEEAILYLKKLHSIVRYLGISDANMQEGSFRCDVNVSIRPKGDDKLYTRCEIKNMNSFKFIEKAIKYEVQRQIEAWEDGFYEKEVVQETRLFDPEKGETRSMRGKEDAADYRYFPDPDLLPVIITDEMMEKYSKIPELPDEKKARFVSDFKIKDYDASVITSSLETANFFDEMMEENISGKNAATWLTVELPARFGEGVSLENSPVKAKKLASIVKAIEDGTISGKAAKEVLDYLMEKPEMQVDSVIDELGLKQVSDDGAILEIIDGILAANEDKVEQYKSGKDKLFGFFVGQTMKASKGSANPQKVNELLKQRLS
- a CDS encoding NAD(P)H-dependent glycerol-3-phosphate dehydrogenase, which gives rise to MQKNSVAVIGAGKWGQALHFALGQKQKCYITSRTKRDINNFVDLNTALSCEYLIIAIPAQQIRQWLDEHFEFKGQKILVASKGIEASTGKFLNEIYEEFIPSENLGFISGPSFAAEVIKGLPCALVLNSLNKQIFIEFEKLFPDFIKTYYSDDVIGAEICGAYKNVLAIASGICEGMNLGNNARVSLISRGLVEMQRFGSHFGAKMETFIGLSGAGDLFLTASSELSRNFRVGLGLANNKTLDEILEELGEVAEGVKTSYAINSLNKKHKIYTPIANEVYSILEGKNPKDSLKDLLKD
- a CDS encoding sensor histidine kinase — translated: MSDVKLYTKKYLILVFLFIISLCVYIYIVYSNYTSNKEFLLNSTTQNQIKLVKAYKSKIDEKLLQKKRIIKSTANYIKKKDREKNYTLIKETLALAILNGDFRSVYIGYYDDYFITGINWIAPSWYKVTKRKWYKQVEQAKSIVVTKPYLDSDLDSNVISIATPLFVNDKLYAVLSSDIKIDDFRHDILSLLPVKEGFAFMMSNDGDVVLQPKKFSFNIDEKFLKQISKDFSQNSSGVNIYKIEGENYIFTYDSLENSDWIFITVLSEKKIFQNINKELFKNLLIAAFLMLVGILVVIYLSSIQRKLLRNKNLLELFAKSSSWGVLMTDKEGHIVFINKFYEKIFSLGNKSLYEKNILKIPHRIGQKNYFDKDTHFFNLAKQNPENIATYKIGDEQIYNFQVTPLLKANRYFEGIIVTVNNITNERLIEKNKLKQEKIFIQNSKMIALGEMVSAISHQWKQPLSSLLLLINNIDEKIQEKDFEDIDEYISRSRTNIELMSETMDAFRSFYKEQLKQKEFDLVQTIDEIINISSALIKMNSISINFYYNKEYNYKIYGYPTYLKQVILNLISNSKDALVEKINDSDFDKAQISIYLEKHDNNIIIRFEDNGNGVDSSKIIDIFNSSFTTKGDKGTGTGLHLCKLLIEDKMDGKIFLESNKNPTSFVIELKESR
- a CDS encoding response regulator transcription factor, translated to MIRKLENILKSTKVLLVEDEEDLRFIIQRSIYKYVNSIVEAKNGAEGLEKFLSHDIDLILSDINMQKMSGLKMLKKIREYNSTIPVIFLTAYDTDENILDAINLTNSFLLKKPFEKKQLLTTIQMVMGQQNINEEIIELGEGFSYSVKNKELFYKEELISLTKLEKKLLEVLVHNKTHVVTYEMIENFVWQEKGATQEVIRAYIKKLRKKTYQELIENIQGIGYLLKI
- the torA gene encoding trimethylamine-N-oxide reductase TorA; its protein translation is MGNIKRREFLKGSGAAAASTLLFSDLSANSLISGPVANKSKSLSGSHFGAFRAHVKGGQFTGVTAFEDDPNPSPMINALPSRTYAKTRVEYPMVREGFLKHGHKSDTSKRGSDKFVRVSWEKALDLVASEVKRVQKSYGYKSIYAGSYGWYCTGKLHNPQTLMNRMMKISGGFVGRIGDYSTAAAQIILPHVLGSIEVYEQQTSWPLVLKHAKNVVFWGANPLVTCQIDWDVSGHGAFPYLEQLKKAHKKGQVDVFSVDPVKNDTAMYFDSKMIQPKPNTDVAMMLGMMYYLHTSNQYDKEFIKKYTVGFKDFEEYLLGKVDNTPKTLTWASNICGIKEKDIKDFAQKLKDEKSMLMAGWGVQRADHGEQFHWTLVTLACMLGQVGVPGCGFGFSYHYSNGGTPSSYAPGLGGISTNINSSKNGPWTKYEPFNIPCARMVDMISNPGKVIDFNGKKIEYPEIKMVYWTSGNPFHHHQDRNTMIEAWKKLETFIVHEPFWTPTARMADIVLPATTEIERNDIEIIGDYNSSHIIAMKKAIDPVKESKDDYEICRLISKRLGYEEEFTDGKKSQMDWIKEFYNNSKVQGENKGIKMPTFEEFWEKGYVKFDVREEDKNFTRYEEYVKNPMLNPLGTPSGKIEISSRVIKKFNYDDCLHYPSWIEPAEWLGSEESEEYPLHVLSPHPKYRLHSQLSNTWIRDLYEVNGREPIWLNPKDAKKRGIKNGDIVKVYNKRGSTLAGAIVTKNVLPGVVKMDEGGWYDPKNPGEEKTMCKHGDVNQLTIDKGTSKLAQGNISNTALVQIEKYTKEAPHISVFEKPSIV